Proteins from a single region of Catharus ustulatus isolate bCatUst1 chromosome 22, bCatUst1.pri.v2, whole genome shotgun sequence:
- the UPK3B gene encoding uroplakin-3b, whose protein sequence is MELPWVLLALAGMGAAADLARLPYVPRVPPTALLGKVTASTFALERPRCVFDGHADASDAVWLAVAFANASAAFRNPLSRADVPRYKQLPTARSYMTLETAAAAYSCSAPSPAVLRVGDDTACRDQGRQDPCNGPLPSPGPYRVKFLLMGCRGPKAETRWSEPILLRRAVSPSTIDPAPARRGSAVVVIASILASLGAVLATAVLGALGAKVWGSLCHPGLGTDAFIRRSYRTHHIPPARPQPLPPGCSHAGWDCEDERPQKPRGALA, encoded by the exons ATGGAGCTGCCGTGGGTGCTGCTGGCGCTGGCTGGGATGGGCGCAGCCGCGGACCTGG CCCGGCTGCCCTACGTGCCCCGCGTACCCCCCACGGCACTGCTGGGCAAGGTCACTGCCAGCACCTTCGCGCTGGAGAGGCCCCGCTGCGTCTTCGACGGCCACGCCGATGCCTCCGACGCCGTTTGGCTGGCGGTGGCCTTTGCCAATG CATCAGCCGCCTTCAGAAACCCTCTGTCCCGGGCTGACGTGCCCCGCTACAAGCAGCTGCCCACTGCCCGCTCCTACATGACTCTGGAGACGGCGGCGGCCGCGTATTCCTGCTCGGCCCCGAGCCCGGCCGTCCTGCGGGTCGGGGATGACACGGCGTGCAGGGACCAGGGCAGACAGGATCCTTGCAATGGGCCCCTGCCCTCCCCGGGGCCCTACAG GGTGAAGTTCCTGCTGATGGGCTGCCGCGGCCCCAAAGCGGAGACGCGGTGGTCCGAGCCCATCCTCCTGCGCAGAG CCGTCAGCCCGAGCACCATCGACCCTGCTCCCGCTCGCCGTGGCAGTGCCGTGGTGGTCATCGCCTCCATCCTGGCCAGCCTGGGGGCCGTGCTGGCCACCGCCGTGCTCGGAGCCCTGGG TGCCAAGGTGTggggctccctgtgccacccGGGTTTGGGGACCGACGCCTTCATCCGCAGATCCTACCGGACCCACCACatccccccggcccggccccagcccctgccccccGGCTGCAG CCACGCAGGGTGGGACTGTGAAGATGAGAGACCTCAAAAACCACGTGGGGCCCTGGCTTAG
- the UPK3BL2 gene encoding uroplakin-3b-like protein 2 → MLPLLLLLLPAAHGVVQLGYTPALTQEPVLGGQTTASTFVLDQPRCIFNNYGNADIWLVVALDGATSNFSNTARPGTPETAFQGFPDPVRAYMTLNATLANYPCPKPAGEITVLRVGSETSCAQDVTRPTCNGPLPSPGPYRVKFLALEGSVPVAETGWSKPIKLREAKSPDTISTTGGGHSAGMIAITTILSILFAILLAGLVAMLVFWSSDSCSGSSTFSKPESVTVRRYNTHHVYDQPAARL, encoded by the exons ATGCTCccgctgctcctcctgctcctgcccgcCGCCCACGGCGTAG TCCAGCTGGGGTACACGCCGGCCCTGACCCAGGAGCCCGTGCTGGGGGGGCAGACGACCGCCTCCACCTTCGTGCTGGACCAGCCCCGCTGCATCTTCAACAACTACGGCAACGCCGACATCTGGCTGGTGGTGGCCCTGGACGGGG ccacatcCAACTTCAGCAACACCGCGAGGCCGGGGACTCCCGAGACCGCTTTCCAGGGGTTCCCTGACCCCGTCCGTGCCTACATGACCCTCAACGCCACCCTGGCCAACTACCCCTGTCCCAAACCCGCCGGGGAGATCACGGTGCTGCGCGTCGGCAGCGAGACGAGCTGCGCCCAGGACGTGACGAGACCCACCTGCAATgggcccctgcccagccccgggcccTACCG GGTGAAGTTCCTCGCCCTGGAGGGCTCTGTGCCCGTGGCTGAGACAGGCTGGTCGAAGCCAATCAAGCTGAGGGAAG CCAAGTCACCCGACACCATCTCCACGACGGGCGGCGGGCACAGCGCCGGCATGATCGCCATCACCACCATCCTCTCCATCCTCTTCGCCATCCTCCTGGCCGGACTGGTGGCCATGCTCGTCTTCTGGAG ctcggACTCGtgcagcggcagcagcacctTCAGCAAGCCGGAGTCGGTGACGGTGCGGCGGTACAATACCCACCACGTCTATGACCAGCCGGCCGCCCGGCTCTGA
- the LOC117006216 gene encoding ras GTPase-activating protein 4-like, with translation MARRSALSIRIVEGRNLPAKDITGSSDPYCIVKIDDEAIIRTATVWKTLSPFWGEEYELQLQPGFHSISIYVMDEDALSRDDIIGKVCITRDMLAEHPKGYSGWMSLSEVDPDEEVQGEIHLRVQVLGSQGSRRLRCSVLEARDLARKDRNGASDPFVRLRYNGKTQESTVVKKSCYPRWNETFEFELAEPAGEKLCVEVWDWDLVGRNDFLGKVVFSIQGLEAAGQEEGWFRLWPDKSKPTEHERRGSLGSLQLQVKLRDETVLPSHCYQPLVQLLCQEVKSGCQDGQVHLVTLLDETTTAECRQEVAISLVKLFLGQGLVKEFLDLLFELELAKPCEPNTLFRSNSLASKSMESFLKVTGMPYLHFVLGPTISRVFEEKKYVELDPGKVEIKDVGCSGLHRVQTEAEVIEQSRQHLQSYLGELLDAIVRSAPACPPLIRAAFRQLFQRVGERFPQHQHAKFVAVTSFLCLRFFSPAVMTPKLFQLRDAHADARTSRTLLLLAKAIQLVGNMEPAAGRAKETWLSPLLPALQQGTARMRDFITRLVGTEEDKGEEEGEGRPLGPPPAVVKEGLLLVHKTRGKGPLLAAAAGKKLHFCLTGEALGFGKSPSAERIGAIALGDILAAEKVEEKSFGSSHVMQVVYTAPGGQQETAYLQCKCVNELNQWLSALRKVCGNNPRVLRSYHPGVFRGDKWSCCHQRDRTGLGCDRTRHGVTLQDWSDPLDPTVEAQRLFHHLQGLRGTLREKYWELLEPEDAQNGPRGEDAPLPEGLSRLFAVLGDLESCHRRAEPPEPPAPALLQLQT, from the exons ATGGCCCGGCGCAGCGCCCTCTCCATCCGCATCGTGGAGGGCAGGAACCTGCCCGCCAAGGACAT CACGGGGAGCAGTGATCCGTACTGCATCGTGAAGATCGACGATGAGGCCATCATCAG GACTGCCACGGTGTGGAAGACGCTGTCGCCGTTCTGGGGGGAGGAATacgagctgcagctccagccgGGCTTCCACAGCATCTCCATCTACGTCATGGACGAGGATGCGCTCAG CCGTGATGACATTATTGGGAAGGTCTGCATCACCCGGGACATGCTGGCAGAGCACCCCAAGG GATACAGCGGCTGGATGAGCCTCAGTGAGGTGGACCCTGATGAGGAGGTGCAGGGGGAGATCCACCTGCGGGTGCAGGTcctgggcagccagggcagccgGCGGCTGCGCTGCTCCGTGCTGGAGgccag GGATTTGGCCAGGAAGGACCGGAATGGTGCCTCTGACCCCTTTGTCCGTCTGCGCTACAACGGAAAGACACAGGAGAGCACC GTGGTCAAGAAATCTTGTTACCCACGCTGGAATGAGACCTTCGAGTTCGAGCTGGCCGAGCCCGCTGGGGAGAAGCTCTGTGTGGAGGTGTGGGACTGGGACCTCGTTGGCAGGAACGACTTCCTGGGCAAG GTGGTGTTCAGCATCCAGGGGCTGGAAGCGGCCGGGCAGGAGGAAGGGTGGTTCAGGCTGTGGCCAGACAAGTCCAAACCAACAGAGCACGA GCGCCGTGGCAGCCTGGGCTcgctgcagctgcaggtgaagcTTCGGGATGAGACGGTGCTGCCCTCCCACTGCTaccagcccctggtgcagctcctgtgccaggaggTGAAGTCGGGGTGCCAG GATGGCCAAGTGCACCTGGTCACCCTCCTGGATGAAACCACCACGGCTGAGTGCCGGCAGGAGGTCGCCATCAGCTTGGTCAAGCTCTtcctgggacaggggctggTCAAGGAGTTCCTGGATCTGCTCTTCGAGCTGGAGCTGGCCAAGCCCT GTGAGCCCAACACTCTGTTCCGGAGCAACTCTCTGGCCTCAAAGTCGATGGAGTCCTTCCTCAAG GTGACAGGGATGCCATACCTGCACTTTGTCCTGGGACCCACCATCTCCCGTGTGTTCGAGGAGAAGAAATACGTGGAGTTGGACCCCGGCAAGGTGGAGATCAAAGACGTCGG GTGCTCGGGGCTGCACCGGGTGCAGACGGAGGCCGAGGTGATCGAGCAGAGCCGGCAGCACCTCCAGTCCTACCTGGGCGAGCTCCTGGACGCCATCGTCAGGTCGGCCCCGGCGTGTCCCCCCCTCATCCGCGCCGCGTTCCGCCAGCTCTTCCAGCGCGTCGGGGAGCGCTTCCCGCAGCACCAG CACGCCAAATTTGTGGCTGTCACCAGCTTCCTGTGCCTGCGCTTCTTCTCTCCGGCCGTGATGACCCCCAAGCTGTTCCAGCTGCGGGACGCGCACGCGGACGCGCGGACGAGCCgcacgctgctgctgctggccaag GCCATCCAGCTGGTGGGGAACATGGAGCCGGCGGCCGGGCGCGCCAAGGAGACCTGGCTGTCCCCGCTGCTGCCcgccctgcagcagggcacgGCCCGCATGAGGGACTTCATCACCCGCCTGGTGGGCACGGAGGAGGACAAGGGcgaggaggagggtgaggggcGGCCGCTGGGCCCTCCCCCGGCCGTGGTGAAGGAGGGGCTGCTCCTCGTGCACAAGACTCGGGGCAAGGGGCCGCTGCTCGCTGCTGCCGCCGGCAAGAAACTCCATTTCTGCCTCACCGGGGAGGCGCTCGGCTTCGGCAAGAGCCCCAGTGCAGAG CGTATCGGTGCCATCGCCCTGGGCGACATCCTGGCGGCCGAGAAGGTGGAGGAGAAGAGCTTCGGCAGCTCCCACGTCATGCAGGTGGTGTACACAGCCCCGGGCGGGCAGCAGGAGACAGCCTACCTGCAGTGCAAG TGTGTCAACGAGCTGAACCAGTGGCTGTCAGCGCTGCGCAAGGTGTGCGGCAACAACCCCCGAGTGCTCCGCTCCTACCACCCCGGCGTGTTCCGCGGGGACaagtggagctgctgccaccagcgGGACAGGACAG ggctgggatgtgacCGGACCCGGCACGGCGTCACCCTGCAGGACTGGAGTGACCCCCTGGACCCCACGGTGGAGGCTCAGCGCCTCTTCCACCACCTCCAGGGCCTCCGGGGGACCCTCAG ggAAAAgtactgggagctgctggagccagaggaCGCCCAGAACGGCCCCCGGGGTGAAG ACGCTCCCCTGCCCGAGGGGCTGAGCCGGCTCTTCGCGGTGCTAGGGGACCTGGAGAGCTGTCACCGCCGGGCAGAGCCCCCggagcccccggccccggccctgctgcagctgcagacgTGA
- the LOC117006022 gene encoding DNA-directed RNA polymerase II subunit RPB11-a has product MNAPPAFESFLLFEGEKKITINKDTKVPNACLFTINKEDHTLGNIIKSQLLKDPQVLFAGYKVPHPLEHKIIIRVQTTPDYSPQEAFTNAITDLISELSLLEERFRVAIKDKQEGIE; this is encoded by the exons ATGAATGCTCCTCCGGCCTTCGAGTCCTTCCTGCTCTTCGAGGGCGAGAAAAA GATCACCATCAACAAGGACACCAAGGTGCCCAACGCCTGCTTGTTCACCATCAACAAGGAGGACCATACGCTGGGGAACATCATCAAGTC GCAGTTGCTCAAAGACCCGCAGGTGTTGTTTGCAGGGTATAAGGTCCCACACCCTCTGGAACATAAAATTATCATCCGTGTCCAAACCACCCCAGATTACAGCCCCCAGGAAGCTTTCACCAATGCCATCACGGACCTGATCAGTGAACTCTCTCTTCTGGAAGAGAGGTTCAGG GTTGCTATTAAGGACAAGCAAGAAGGAATTGAGTAA